Below is a genomic region from Syngnathoides biaculeatus isolate LvHL_M chromosome 5, ASM1980259v1, whole genome shotgun sequence.
GCGCGTAACGTTGACAATGACTGCCAGTTAGCTTGCGCGTAACGTTGACAATGACTGCCAGTTAGCTTGCGCGTAACGTTGACAATGACTGCCAGTTAGCTTGCGCGTAACGTTGACAATGACTGCCAGTTAGCTAGCGTATAACGTTGACAATGATTGTCAGTTAGCTTGCgtgtaaagtttctttcggcttgtccctttaggggtcgccacagcgtgtcatctcagatgaacgcacatatatgtttggcacaatttttacgccggatgcccttcctgacgcaacccttctcagggactggaggccccagtgggatacgaacccacaacccctggtttaccaaaccagtgctgtcACCACTGAGCTACACGCCCTCAGCGTGCGTGTAATGTTGAAAATAACAGCCAGTTAGCTTGCGTGTAATGTTGACAATGACTGCCAGTTAGCTTCCGCGTAACGTTGACAATAACTGCCAGTTAGCTTGCACGTAACGTTGACAATGACTGCTGGTTAGCTTACGCATAACGTTGACAATGACTACCAGTTAGCTAGCGTGTAACGTTGACAATGATTGTCAGTTAGCTTGCGCGTAACATTGACAATGACTGCCAGTTAGCTTGCGCGTAACGTTGACAATAACTGCCAGTTAGCTTGCGCGTAACGTTGACAACGCCTGCCAGTTAGCTTGTGTATAACGTTGACAATGACTGCCAGTTAGCTTGCGCGTAACGTTGACAATGACTGCCAGTTAGCTTGCGCGTAACGTTGACAATGACTGCCAGTTAGCTTGCGCGTAACGTTGACAATGACTGCCAGTTAGCTTGCGCGTAACGTTGACAATGACTGCCAGTTAGCTTGCGCGTAACGTTGACAATGACTGCCAGTTAGCTAGCGTATAACGTTGACAATGATTGTCAGTTAGCTTGCgtgtaaagtttctttcggcttgtccctttaggggtcgccacagcgtgtcatctcagatgaacgcacatatatgtttggcacaatttttacgccggatgcccttcctgacgcaacccttctcagggactggaggccccagtgggatacgaacccacaacccctggtttaccaaaccagtgctgtcACCACGGAGCTACACGCCCTCAGCGTGCGTGTAATGTTGAAAATAACAGCCAGTTAGCTTGCGTGTAATGTTGACAATGACTGCCAGTTAGCTTGCGCGTAACGTTGACAATAACTGCCAGTTAGCTTGCACGTAACGTTGACAATGATTGTCAGTTAGCTTGCGTGTAACGTTGACAATAACGGCCAGTTAGCTTGCGCGTAACGTTGACAATGACTGCCAGTTAGCTAGTGTATGACGTTGACAATGATTGTCAGTTAGCTTGCGTGTAACGTTGACAATAACTGCCAGTTAGCTTGCGCGTAACGTTGACAATAACTGCCAGTTAGCTTGCACGTAACGTTGATAATGACTGCCAGGTCGCTATCGTATAACGTTGACAATGATTTTCAGTTAGCTTGCGCGTAACGTTGACAATGACTGCCAGTTAGCTAGCGTATAACGTTGACAATGATTGTCAGTTAGCTTGCGTGTAACGTTGACAATGACTGCTGGTTAGCTTACGCGTAATATTGACAATGACTACCAGTTAGCTTGCGCGTTTGACGTTGACCATGCGTGTGACGTAGCTTGCTTGCTATGCTACGATGAATCTATCTTTGGAAGACTAACATAAGACTGCAATTTCATATCTTCTCAAGAGTAGATCTTGACTGTGTGGTCTCCACCGTCCACAACGACGAGAGCGTCGTTAAGTGACACCAGTCCGACGGGCCGAATGAGGCGCTCCGCCACAAGAGGAGCGAGGACGGGAACGCTTTGCACGTGCCCAAAAGTCCAAATGGTCCCTTGAAGCGAGTCGACCACAAGCAAGTGTCCGTTTGCGTCAAACGTCACGGCGGACAAGCCCATCTTGACCGAGGCCTTCAGGCTCAGACTTAAAGCGTCCGTCTGAAAGAGGACGCGGAAGTCCGGCCCGAGGACCGTCAACCTGGCGTAACTTTGCCTCCTCGCCCCGCTCGCGTGCTCCACCACGGCCGTGCAACCGTTCACGCGGCAGCACGCCACCGCTTTCGGACGCTCCAGGTGTGACGCCACCACCGCCCCCTCCTCCAGCACGACGCCATGTTTGTAGTCCACTCTCACGCGGGACAGCGTCCCCGCCCGGAGGTCCGACACCAGGATGTTCCCGCCGCCGTCGGTGTCCACCCCCCACGGCAGGGAGAAGCCGCCCCTGACCGTGACGACGTGGGTTCCCCTGGAGGTGAACACCTTGACGGCTTGATCTCCCGGGTCGGTCACCACCAGGTGCCCGCAGGGGGTCGCCGCCACGTCCGCCGGGTGGCAAAGCTCCCCGCCGGCTTTTCCTCTTTCCCCGAAAGCGTGCCGCTTCTTCCCCTGGGGGGTGAAGACCGCCACCCTCTTCTCGCCATCGTGCACCACGAACACAGACCCCGAGGACGGCGTGGCCGCCAACCCAGTCGGGTTGATCAGCGTCCCCCAGCCGCCGAAGGTCAAAGTCAGGCGCAAGGCTTTCCCGCTCGCACCCGAGGCATTTTCTTCGACTTCCTCTTTGTCCAGGTGGGGGGACGCGGGTTCGAGCAGGAGCAGCTCCTGCAGGTCACAAAGAGCCCGGCAGTGGGAGGTGGCGTCGACGGGGCACAGCCGCCGGCAGAaggggcactccagtttccccggGAGGGGGCGGGACAGGGCCCCGATGCATTCCGCGCACAGGACGTGGCCGCACGACAGGTTCTGCGGCCTCCGCTCTTCCCGCCGAGCGTCGAACTCCTCGAAGCAGACCTTGCACTCCAGCAAGTTGACCCGGATCTCTCGCAACGCGCCCTCGGGTCGCCATGGCCGCAGGAAAGACACCGACATGGGCGAGGTGCTAAAGGAAAATCGAGACAGATACCGAAAGAGCGCTGCGATATTGCGGTAGGCCCGAATCACGTGATGTTCGGCAGCCCAGCGCCATCCTCTGCTGCCCTCTTCTGGTAACAAACCGCAACACATGCTGCTGAAGGTCTTTTCGGTCAAACTGTTCTCGTCTGGTTGAGAAAACACACTAAGGACCAAGGTGGTATTTGacaaatccatccgtccattttcttttgctgctgatcctcacaagggttgttggagggctggagtctatcccagctgtcaacgggcaggaggcggggtacaccctgaactggttgccagccaatcgcagggcacatggacacagacaacatccgcattcacaatcacacctaggggcaatttagagtgtccgattaatgttgcatgtttttttttggaaatgtgcCCCGAGgaaacccgtgcaggcacggggagaacatgcaaattccacacaggcgggtccgggattgaacccgggacctcagaactgtgaggccaacgctttaccagctgatataccgtgccgccctccttacgcattttatattaaatatttttttggaatgggcAGCACAGTGCCGTGACAGGTTGgagtatctgcctcacagttttgaggattggggttcaaatcccggccccacttgtgcctgcgtaggttttctccgggcactccggtttcctcccacatccccaaaacatgcaacactaattggacgctctaaattgccccttggtgtgaccgcctcctgcctgatgacagctgggattgactccagcactctcgcgacccttgtgaggataagcggctaagaaaacggatgtgTGGATCAATCCATTGATATAACAGACCGGTCCGAATGTAGCCCCCGGGCCACAGTTTTTCCACCGTTTTAAGGCAAAACGCGCTCGCTCATTGGGATCACCGTCCCACTGTCTTGAGTTGCCACGCCACGTCGAGACTCCAAATTCCGACACCTGCGCACGAATCCACCGGACGCTCCCACAAGATTTTTGCCCTTGGCCGCAAAGTCAAGTTTCCTCGCAACGCAGTCGCAATGCAGCTCGACATTAGAAAGCTATTTTAGTTTCATGATGTGCAAGTGAAATGCGATCTCAGTCACAGAGGTCGCCCAAGGTCACGTCATGTTTTCCCGTCACGTACTGACGTGACAtttcaggcagcacggtgggctaATGGTTAGCGTGTCTGACTTATTGTTCAGAGCTCAGCTCTGGCATTCCTGCGTGAAATCCGCACGTTCTCTCCGTGTTGAGGGTTTTTGGTTTTCTGGATTCCTCCGAAAATTCATGAATGTTGCGGTGAGCATTCTGCCTTTTACTAGCATGGACAGATGAACATAGATAAAGATTATATGTGATAAATAAACGTTTTCAGGCAGCACggacaatcagctggtctgacagttctgaggaccctggttcaatcccgggcccgcctgtgtggagtttgcatgctcaccccgtgcctgggtgggttttctccagccactccggtttcctcccacatcccaaaaacacgcaacattaattgcccataggtgtgattgtgagtgcggttctTTGTCtttaggtgccctgcgattggctgggaaccagttcagggtgtaccccacctcctgctcgttgacagctgggattggcttcagcactcccgcaacccttgtgaggataagcagcaaaagaaaatggatatttttattgttctctACATACTGTATACTGGACTACACAGTGCACCCTGCGATGAGCTGGCGACCTATCTCCAGGGTGTACTGCGCCTCGCCCAACGtcaggcaaagaaaattgatggatggcagttatgtcatgtcattatccaagccgcttatcctcacgagggttgggggaaagctggagcctaccccatcTAGCTTCGGGTGTAAGGCGgcctgcaccctgaactggtcgccagtcagtcgcagggcaggatatcgacaccatcactgagcttCCCAAATTCAAGTTGTAGTATTTTATTATAAATCACAATTATGTGTGTGAAGCTATTTCAAAACAAGAATaattataaatgtaaatgtatagaATCATTCAAGAAATGATTAGATTACAAATGCATATTAATGTCAATGTCGTTCATAAATTATATAATCAAGTTTCAACTATGAtgaaacaattcacattatagttttctcaaataaatgtgcaaatcaacTTCCTTATTAttgacaaatattacaaaaaaaattatccatccacccattatctaaaccgcttatcctcaccagggtcaggggagagccggagcctatcccagctagcttcgggcgaaaggcggactacaccccgaactggtcgccagtcagtcgcagggcagatagcggcaccatcactgagcgggaatcgatcccacgctgcccgcactaaaagcaggcgtgtgtaccactccaccatcGGGTGACATGGATGGCAAGTTACGCTGTAAGCATAAAACAAACCAAGCCTTAAAGAACgtgtaaaacattttaatatcaaTATTATTTCACAGTGGTATAGAACGGCACAAGTAATTTCCCATGTAAATGTTTTGGCAAATTACGTATacatccaggaaaaaaaataaaacaaaaaaaatcatgtctttGTCTCACACCAGTTGCTGGTCTcaaacaaaaatctgatttgTCAACAATTAATCGTTACAGGtcacatcaccccccccccaaaaaaaagaagtttaaaGAGAGGCGTCAAAGTACAAACGCAGGAAGCGTAAAAGCGCCAAATCTCCACCGTGGCCGTGTGGAAGATCTCGACGAAACAAAAAATTTTAGCATTCTGTTCGACCCGCCGTCATCAAAACTGCAAGACTGGAAACAATAAAAGTGAACCCAGTGTGATCGTGTGGTCGATGGCTTCGTTTTTGGAGGATGTTAGTCCAAACGTGAGCAACCCGCACGGATCATCTACTGCATGAAACGACACAGATGGCACAAAACCCGAATACATTTGATTAATAATGcaatcaaagaaaaacattaaattagTATGAACACACAAAgagaattgagaaaaaacaaatgaacatgCAGACAGCACAAAAGGtgcaagtggaagaaaaaaaaacaaaaaaaaagattttgccacCACAGTGTTGGTTATGTATAACATTGCAAACATGCACGTGTAACAAGATCATGGGCAATCATATACTCTGAtgaatattttgaatatttgctgTTTACATcacagtaagaaaaaaataacaataatagcaGCCATGAATAAACAAGGAGTAAAATCACAATAAATCCCATGATACTCATCACTAATGTGCAGTTCTTCAGAGCAAACCTTCGGCAAAGTGCGTGAGCCGTGTGCTTTgttttgttccaaaaaaaattaaaaatgttttttttttttgcttgggcGGAAGCCCCACCCACAATCGAGTCGTCGTCACCAAACCGCCAATGCACTCGGCGCAATGTTTATGAGTTGTATTAATTAGTGAGAGGTTTAAATATTTCTGTACCATAAAATATGACTCGATTTAAATAGTGAAATGTTGGGAGAGGTGATGAATATTAATGCACGGGAGCGGTTGTCTGGAAATGATCAGCCACGCGGTGCTCGCGCTTCAATCTACGGTTGGCAGTTGGTGTGTGCCGCTTTTACAACACTGCACGGACCAGTTGAGTCTCTCCAGGAATAGGGGGGGGCCGTTTTTAAGACTCATTCCAAATCTTAATGCCACCGCCAGAaccttatttcatttttttttttgtttttcgaaggggggtggggggtagagTTTAGGAAAACCCTCCTTTGATTCCTACTGGCTCTCCAGGCCGTTAACGGAGTTGAGCTTTCCCGAGGCCTTTCCTCTCAGTCGGATTTTGGGGCAGTCGCCTCCCACTTCGGTCTCTCCTGAAACACAGATTCGGAAGgttcggaatcagaaatcaaaggtaatgtgtttttcgactattgttgatgtttggtcacgcaaaaatgcttgcaacatctcaatgtcatcatttgtgatatgacaatttgaaattttggtacggatttggaaaaaaaataaataattgacgttgatacacatgatttgccttcgcgggccagatAAAATCGCGCGGCTGTCCAcctctggcccccgggccttgactttgacacctgtggcataGATCATTCCAAGCGTTTATGGACAGACTCGCAAGGAGTCTTTACATATAGTATCTCAATGAAATTTACAGAGCACCGCGTGAAGCATCGCGTtaagcagcaacacgctgggGAGCAATGAGGACAACTAGCATAGAAATGTGGCATAATTGAACACAACGACGCAGTAGAGAAGGTCCCCAATTAAGACGGAGTCATAAAAGTTGTCACAGAGGAGAGAACGTACCACTCTTGAGTTCTGTTGGAAGTGCTGTTCAAAGGTGTTGCTGCTCAGTGCACGTAAATTAGCAGTTGTTCGGTTTTTATTTACCATAACATCTATGCTAATTTcagttagcccatctatggagTCTTTTTCGTTTCCTCAAAGTGATATTACAAGACAGTACCGCGTTTTTGGCAGCGAGTGTGTGAGAACTGAGAAACGGAAAAAAGTGTGCTTTAAATAAGTTTGAGGGTGTTTTAATAAGCTTATATACTTTTAAAGCACGGGTGAGGGGtaaaactacataaaaaaatatttttacctaTTGCGGGTGACACCGAAACCCGTCCCCTTGTGACAAGCGAACACTGTACAGTGAATCCTGCCTATCCGGTTTGCTATACTCACCTattgacctttttttcttttcctgcggAGCCTATCATCAGCCATTAAGTGAAGAacctatgcagtttattatcaggaaacgtttaaaaaaaaaaaaaaacaactctaaaaatcccaatttttctaggcatggaacgcattatttctttttccattaattgtaatgggaaatatcaatttggttttcaaacaaatcacttctcgaaccaccttctggatcggattgtggtcgagaactgaagTTGTACGGTAACATTTTGTAAGTCGGGGTGGagttaagtttagcctgggttgtcacAGAGTCTTTGCTGTGGCGCatgcgcacacgcgcacacagtacattttttttcccctgacatCAAATCAATTGTAAGccatttgagtttgaaattataGTATAGAATTTTAGGTCTAACTTCCATTATATTTACTAACTATAAATACATGGTTTTCCTCGATTCGCAGCAGGGCTCCGTCCCTGTCCCCCCTGAATAGTGGGGTCCCTACTGTACGTAAAACCACTCAGTGTTACCtataaattcttctgacacgtCATCCGCAAACTCCGTGTAATTGCCGTCCTCGCATTCGGAGAAGCTCTGCGGGAGGAAACACAAACCGCGTCAACGTTGGACCTTCAACGGCTTCGAACCGTCACAGACCCAAAGATAAGAATCTCTGCAGCGGCTGACATTTCTTAATCGTTCAGAAGTTGGGATTTCCTGCCACTAATCCCAGTGACTATCCTTTTCAACTCGTTGAATTAATACTGCATTATGATCACGACCTGATGAGTCACGTTTTGCAGAACTTCTgcgtacattttgtaaaaatattttcaacaaaacaaGTGCACAATTATAACATGGCAATGAAATGATAAGCAGAATTTGTACCTTTTTGGACGTTTTGacaaattcaaatgaaacaattttcattttgcaaaataaatgaatgaaatgaacaaCTGATATGCATTGCCACTGCCTACTAAATGTCGAGAACAGAGGTGAGCAAAGTATGGCCCGCGGGCAACAGATGGCCTGCTCTGTTCTTCATGCCGGCCCACAGAGGATTTACAATCGAGAGTAGAATTTAGCCATTTTCCCATAAAATCTGTTCTCTatatactttttacattttttttaaattatgattcTTAAATGGTTGATGAACTATGATCCCATTCTtataaaaaatcattttaaaaatcagacgGAATTATTATTGAATGACTATTTGACATCCAAATATGAACTATTATTTTGCACCTAATCTACAATATATACCTGGCCCGtctgttttaaaaaagcaaattaaACCTTGGGTTGAGcaaatccttttttccccctcaatacATCAAAGTACTGTAGTCAATACAATCAGAACTCTCTTTTTAtagccaagtatgtcaaaacacacaaagactTTGTCTCTGACAGTAGGCAGCCATTTTGACAGTAGATACTTTCAGACAGGACAAACAATGAGTCATTGAGCATCGAGCAGATGAACggcaagtggggaaaaaagatgttggaatgtctgctgattttagtttgcattgtagTACTGCGTATGTATACTTGCTGTAAATGTGTTACTTTTTGTTAGTAACAGGTTCACAATATTTCCAAGAAGCGTATACATAAAATGACGAGAAAACAACCGCGACTGCTCCTgtcatggactttttttttttttttttttccccctcggcTGAAGATCTGCCGCACACAAAGAGAGTACAGCTAGACACGACTGAAATGGTCGAATATTCGATATTCGATATGTATTCTCAGCCTCCAAAATTACTTTGCCCGTGAGCACAAGGAATTCCCCCAGTCGTGGCCCCCCTTGAGTCACGGCACCCACACAAAGTATTTACTCATCGAGCTCTTTTGTCAAAGAGGAGATGACGTGAAATCGGGTTGtcgtaaaataattatttgcaacCATGACTGCGCTCAGAAAAAGAAATGAGTTGTTGTTTCATAtgattttctacatttgtgTGCCCTTCTTTGCCACTTAATGGGAGGGAATAACTAAATGGGTCTGACCTACAAAATATGCTCATGTAActcatataaatgtaaaaaaaaaaaaaaaaaaaaagcaaatttacaTATCGTGTTTCATACACAACAGAATTAAAGTGACAACCATACCTTTTCTCTTGGACCGTAGTTCTCTGCGTATGACACCATTCCGTACAGACATAGGAATGTAATGAAGGCCTAAAAcagaccaaaaataaaataatcagtgTGGCATTTTAATTCAAAAGAACATCAAATGAGATCAACGTTAGATTATGGGAATTAAATTGAGGCCAACTCGTCTTTGTGAGCGCTTTGATATGAAACAATTGCCTTACTGGCCTTGATGTTCCAAATTTTGTTGCAACAATCACTCAAGTGTTTGGctgagaaaaagtaaaaatactacAGTCCCAACAGACCTCACATTTattaccgtgatttccggcctacagagcgcacctga
It encodes:
- the LOC133501150 gene encoding E3 ubiquitin-protein ligase NHLRC1-like yields the protein MSVSFLRPWRPEGALREIRVNLLECKVCFEEFDARREERRPQNLSCGHVLCAECIGALSRPLPGKLECPFCRRLCPVDATSHCRALCDLQELLLLEPASPHLDKEEVEENASGASGKALRLTLTFGGWGTLINPTGLAATPSSGSVFVVHDGEKRVAVFTPQGKKRHAFGERGKAGGELCHPADVAATPCGHLVVTDPGDQAVKVFTSRGTHVVTVRGGFSLPWGVDTDGGGNILVSDLRAGTLSRVRVDYKHGVVLEEGAVVASHLERPKAVACCRVNGCTAVVEHASGARRQSYARLTVLGPDFRVLFQTDALSLSLKASVKMGLSAVTFDANGHLLVVDSLQGTIWTFGHVQSVPVLAPLVAERLIRPVGLVSLNDALVVVDGGDHTVKIYS